A window from Candidatus Binatia bacterium encodes these proteins:
- a CDS encoding SpoIIE family protein phosphatase translates to MEKNEVRSLDRSAERLNRERLPILPGVAFVAACRPASDEAKIGGDWYDAFNLPDRRVAISVGDVAGHGLEAAIIMGEVRQAIRKAAVGAYGPAAVLDCVNRIVALRESIGMGDRNLRFLRSRIERTFVCGRRSSAAALIARERLRPPPRRRRSPTGMRGRARGD, encoded by the coding sequence ATGGAAAAGAACGAGGTGCGCTCGCTTGATCGCTCGGCCGAGCGGCTGAATCGCGAACGTCTACCGATTCTGCCCGGCGTCGCATTTGTGGCCGCGTGTCGTCCCGCGAGCGATGAAGCGAAAATCGGGGGCGATTGGTACGACGCGTTCAACCTGCCCGACCGCCGCGTGGCGATCTCGGTGGGCGACGTCGCGGGACACGGCCTCGAAGCCGCCATCATTATGGGAGAGGTGCGTCAAGCGATCCGTAAGGCGGCCGTGGGGGCGTACGGCCCGGCCGCCGTGCTCGACTGCGTCAACCGCATCGTCGCGCTGCGCGAATCTATCGGCATGGGTGACCGCAATCTTCGGTTTCTACGATCCCGAATCGAGCGCACTTTCGTATGCGGTCGCCGGTCATCCGCCGCCGCTCTTATCGCTCGCGAGCGGCTTCGTCCGCCGCCTCGCCGCCGGAGGTCTCCCACTGGGATGCGCGGACGCGCTCGAGGCGATTGA
- a CDS encoding copper amine oxidase N-terminal domain-containing protein — translation MLTLGSRILGGALLAALAVASLPRIAAAQTVTVTINGQPLYLSPGPIERAGRVFVPLRGIFERLGATVVYASGTINATKGPTTVSLQIGSTQATVSGQPQALDVAPFIVGATTYVPLRFIAQSLGAQVGYDGNTRVVAINMAQPVPPPPPRPPRPPVPPPYPPPSAVVRLRLQHPDPGANVRDRFTVISSEFTARVDAGSVRVYLDGNNITYRSGTSSTGFSYKPPAPLDFGSHTVRVTGRGPGGTPFDRSWSFAVIRSGPPPTMRLTITQPAPNSAVARTFTIAGNTVPNGHIRVTAGPRPSTTGQFSGETDAGPKGNFRMTVTLTTMPGQQAVSVRVVATDPVSGQSTETTLQLRLNQ, via the coding sequence GTGCTTACACTGGGATCTCGGATTTTGGGCGGCGCGCTGCTCGCAGCGCTCGCCGTCGCGAGCCTGCCGCGCATCGCCGCGGCTCAAACGGTCACCGTCACGATCAACGGACAGCCGCTCTACCTTAGTCCGGGGCCGATCGAGCGCGCCGGCCGTGTCTTTGTACCGTTGCGCGGAATCTTCGAGCGGCTCGGAGCCACCGTTGTGTACGCGTCGGGAACGATCAATGCGACCAAGGGCCCAACGACGGTTTCACTGCAAATTGGCTCGACCCAGGCCACCGTAAGCGGCCAGCCGCAGGCGCTCGACGTCGCGCCGTTCATCGTCGGTGCGACGACGTACGTTCCGCTGCGATTCATTGCGCAATCGCTTGGAGCGCAGGTGGGCTACGACGGGAACACGCGCGTGGTGGCGATCAACATGGCGCAGCCGGTCCCGCCGCCCCCGCCGCGACCTCCGCGTCCTCCGGTACCTCCGCCGTATCCGCCGCCGTCGGCCGTAGTGCGACTGCGGTTACAACATCCCGACCCGGGAGCGAACGTCCGTGACCGCTTCACCGTGATCTCATCCGAATTTACCGCGCGCGTCGACGCGGGGAGCGTCCGCGTCTATCTGGACGGCAATAACATCACGTACCGTAGCGGCACGTCCTCGACGGGCTTCTCGTATAAACCGCCCGCGCCGCTCGACTTCGGCTCGCACACGGTTCGCGTGACCGGCCGCGGTCCGGGCGGCACGCCCTTCGACCGGTCGTGGTCGTTTGCGGTGATTCGCTCGGGGCCGCCGCCGACGATGCGCCTGACGATCACGCAGCCGGCGCCCAACTCCGCTGTAGCGCGTACGTTCACGATCGCCGGCAACACGGTGCCGAACGGACACATCCGGGTGACCGCGGGGCCGCGGCCGTCGACGACGGGGCAGTTCAGCGGCGAGACAGACGCCGGTCCGAAGGGCAACTTCCGGATGACCGTCACGCTCACGACGATGCCGGGCCAACAGGCGGTCTCGGTACGCGTCGTGGCGACCGATCCGGTGTCCGGACAGAGCACGGAGACGACGCTGCAATTGCGGCTGAACCAGTAG
- a CDS encoding MFS transporter, with translation MLRFVAIMGVVNLFADMTYEGARGVAGAFLGHLGASGAAIGAIAGGGELAGYAIRLVSGAIADRTGRYWLEAWVGYAINVLCVPALALAGSWPAAAGLMIGERVGRGIRKPAMSAVLSEAGHTAGTGRVFGLNQALDQIGATAGPLLVAFAIARAGYSLGFGILIVPALLTLAFLLAATVAGRAVAPPAEPDGATVADPRAFRRYAIGGALIAAGYVDFALIAFRFARDHVASVPAISLWFAVAMAVGAITAPILGRLFDRSGKIVVAPAILLTSAATPLAFLGTGAIAQAGAALWGVGTAVQDALLLALISGVIARGRRATAFGLYDLVFGVAWFAGSAIAGILLDQSILALVIFSMLAQLAAIPFFL, from the coding sequence GTGCTGCGCTTCGTCGCGATCATGGGCGTCGTCAACTTGTTCGCCGATATGACGTACGAGGGGGCGCGCGGCGTAGCCGGCGCGTTTCTCGGTCACCTCGGCGCGAGCGGGGCCGCGATCGGAGCGATCGCGGGGGGCGGCGAACTGGCCGGCTACGCGATCCGTTTGGTCTCGGGCGCGATCGCCGACCGCACCGGGCGCTACTGGCTGGAGGCCTGGGTGGGATACGCGATCAACGTGCTCTGCGTTCCCGCGCTCGCACTGGCCGGAAGCTGGCCCGCCGCAGCGGGCCTCATGATCGGTGAGCGCGTCGGCCGAGGAATCCGCAAACCCGCCATGTCCGCAGTGCTCTCGGAGGCCGGTCACACCGCCGGGACGGGGCGCGTGTTCGGCCTGAATCAGGCTCTCGATCAGATCGGCGCTACCGCCGGCCCGCTGCTCGTCGCGTTCGCGATTGCGCGCGCCGGATACAGCTTGGGTTTCGGAATCTTGATCGTTCCGGCGCTGTTGACGCTCGCGTTTCTGCTGGCGGCTACGGTGGCGGGGCGCGCCGTCGCGCCGCCCGCGGAACCGGACGGCGCTACCGTTGCCGATCCGCGCGCGTTTCGACGCTACGCGATAGGAGGGGCGCTCATCGCAGCCGGCTACGTGGACTTCGCGTTAATTGCGTTTCGTTTCGCGCGCGATCACGTCGCCAGCGTCCCCGCGATCTCGCTGTGGTTTGCCGTAGCGATGGCTGTCGGCGCGATTACCGCGCCGATCCTCGGCCGGCTCTTCGATCGATCCGGCAAGATCGTCGTCGCACCCGCAATCCTCCTAACGTCGGCGGCGACGCCGCTCGCGTTTCTGGGGACGGGCGCGATCGCGCAGGCCGGCGCGGCGCTGTGGGGCGTCGGCACCGCGGTACAGGACGCGCTCTTGCTCGCACTGATTTCCGGCGTCATTGCGCGAGGAAGACGAGCGACGGCGTTCGGCCTTTACGATTTGGTCTTCGGAGTCGCGTGGTTTGCCGGGAGTGCGATCGCCGGCATACTCCTCGACCAGTCGATCCTCGCCCTGGTTATCTTCTCCATGCTCGCGCAGCTGGCGGCGATACCGTTCTTCCTGTAG
- a CDS encoding cellulase family glycosylhydrolase, whose amino-acid sequence MDAKAAAILAGALLAAACAGGAGTSPVPNAGRAARAFAPGLTGLRVSGNQLVDGNHNVVRLQGVNRSGTEYACVQGWGIFDGPNDAASIDAIASWHVNVVRVLLNEDCWLDINGMNPAYAGKNYRDAIVDFVNLLHRHGMYVEVSLIWGAPGKYKATYQPDAPDEDHSPKMWSSMAATFKNDPNVILAPWGETTVGWKCFMRKGCDNEATYGPSNQFYLTAAMQQAVNLMRKAGYQGVISIPCIDYANACGKINGSDYNGSTWLRSRPSDPAGQLIAEAHVYGKNLCDTARCFDSSMKPITKVVPMIFGETGETYDASDCGSSYISTFMDWADAHGVGYEAWTWDTWGGCGVLIKSYGGAPSCAWARWVKHHYLSR is encoded by the coding sequence ATGGACGCCAAGGCGGCGGCGATCCTGGCAGGGGCGCTCCTCGCGGCGGCGTGCGCGGGCGGCGCCGGCACCTCGCCGGTGCCCAACGCGGGTCGTGCGGCGCGCGCGTTCGCGCCGGGTCTCACCGGCTTGCGCGTCTCGGGCAACCAGCTCGTGGACGGTAATCACAACGTCGTTCGCTTACAGGGTGTGAACCGCTCGGGCACCGAGTACGCGTGCGTTCAGGGATGGGGCATCTTCGACGGTCCCAACGACGCCGCGTCGATCGACGCGATCGCCTCGTGGCACGTCAACGTCGTGCGGGTTCTGCTCAACGAAGATTGCTGGCTCGACATCAACGGGATGAATCCGGCGTATGCCGGCAAGAACTACCGCGACGCCATCGTCGACTTCGTGAACCTGCTGCATCGTCACGGGATGTATGTCGAGGTATCGTTGATCTGGGGCGCGCCCGGAAAGTACAAGGCGACGTACCAGCCCGACGCCCCCGACGAGGATCATTCGCCGAAGATGTGGTCCAGCATGGCGGCGACGTTCAAGAACGATCCCAACGTGATATTGGCTCCGTGGGGAGAGACGACGGTAGGCTGGAAGTGCTTTATGCGCAAGGGCTGCGACAACGAAGCCACCTACGGGCCGAGCAATCAATTCTATCTGACCGCCGCGATGCAGCAGGCGGTGAACCTGATGCGCAAGGCCGGCTATCAGGGCGTGATCTCGATTCCGTGCATCGATTACGCGAACGCGTGCGGCAAGATCAACGGGTCCGACTACAACGGATCGACGTGGCTACGGTCGCGCCCGAGCGACCCCGCCGGACAGCTCATCGCCGAGGCGCACGTCTACGGCAAGAACCTCTGCGACACGGCGAGGTGCTTCGATTCCAGTATGAAGCCCATCACCAAGGTCGTGCCGATGATCTTCGGTGAGACGGGCGAAACGTACGACGCCTCGGATTGCGGATCCAGCTACATCTCGACCTTCATGGATTGGGCCGACGCGCACGGCGTCGGCTACGAGGCTTGGACGTGGGATACTTGGGGAGGCTGCGGCGTGCTGATCAAGAGTTACGGTGGCGCGCCGTCTTGCGCGTGGGCGCGTTGGGTTAAGCACCACTATCTCTCTCGCTGA